In the genome of Mucilaginibacter sp. 14171R-50, the window TTTATAATAGATCGCTGAACCAAACCTAACGCGACGATCAACAGATATATCTTCTACCTTATCATTGCCAGCCGTATATTTAATTTCGCTATTTGTGCGTATTTTTTGACGACTGCTTAACTTCACGCCAAAATCTAATCCGGGCATAAGGTCTATCTTTATATTATTTAATGAAAGACGATAACCCAGGTAAGGGTTTAAATTAAAAAATTGTTTGATCAGTGTGCTTGTACCATCGTAATGATAAGTTGTAGGGTAAGTGCCTTTCAACTCGTCGATATGTACCTGGCTTCGCAAATTTTCAATACCTGCCTGTAAACCGCCAATAATACCTGGTTTTGAAACATATTGCGCTTGCAACCCAAAACTATTGCTAAACCCACTTTTGTTACCATAAGGGTTGTTATCTCTTTTATCTATAGTGTTAGTTGGACTTGCAGATGGCCCGATGTAAGTGGTGGTTGTTACGTAGTTTCCAACGTAGTGAGAAAGGCCCGCACTTGCATAAATGCTAACCTCGATCTTTTGGGCAGATAGCTGCAGCGCAAATGCAACCAGCACTGCAACAAGTAAAATCCTCTTCATTAATCGTGATAATTGATAGGTAATATGCCCCTAATAACGGCAAAAAAACTGGCAGTGTAATTAAATAACAGAAACAATGCTGTTACAAGGTAATTATTTCTTTCCCTTAAAGCTGAACTTAAGGTTAACACCACCAGCGCCAAAACGGATGTCCTGGGCACCAAGGCCGCCAAGCGGATATTTTACAAAGGGTTCTACTATCAGCCTGTTTTTGCCCAAAGGATACCCAACTCCAAACGATAAATTGAGTGTTTTAGCAAAATAGAAACTGTTGAAGCTATTGTGGGCCGTTTGCTCGGTCTGGCTATTGGGTGCAATAGAAGTACCGTTGCTGTAATTATAACGATACGTATAACTTTCGTCAATAAAAGTGCCCGAGCTTACCCCTGCCAATATATAGGCATCTGTTTTTTGCGGATTAAACTCATACTTTATATTGATCGGGATATCAAGCCCTACCAGGCTTGCATTATAATTTTTAAACACGGGCACAAGCGCGGCCGCAGCGAACAGACTTGCTTGCTTTAACGGCGGCGCAGCCGCAAATACCTCGCCTTTCGCTGCTTGCGGCGCAGCGTTATTGTAATTTAAAGAATTTTGAGCCAACGCTATACCTGTAGATAATTTAAGGTTTTTACTCAGCTTAAAATCGGATGTAAACCCTGCACCGGCGTTTATCTGGTTTGTGCTGCCCTCGGCATAGTTAAAATAGGTAGCGGCATAAATGCTGAAGTTTACCTTTTTACTATGTTCGTTATCGTCGTCTTTCTGCTTTATAATTTGGCGTTTGTCCTCATTAAACATATCGGCCATGGTTTTTTTGGCTGAGGGCGAAGCCCCGTTATTGTTGGTGGCAGCAGCTGCTAACTGCGTTGCACCGTTTACGGTAGCTGGCTGAGCGCTGGCCATTTGCGGCTGGTTTGTAACGTTATTTATAACCTTTTGGCTATCAGAAGCAAGCCCCTTATTACTTGTTGTTGCAGGGTTTGTTTGTACGGTTTGCACAGGTTGTGCTGCAATAAACGCCGGTTGGGGGTGGTCAATTAATACATTTGAAGTTTGCCCCGCTTGCGTGATGCCCGTATTATTTGGATAAGATTTAACTGCAAAATGCCCATTGTTTGCTGGGTTACCAATGTTTTTATGAGTAACTGGCGTAGGGTTGTTGCCCGCAATAACAGGTTCAGGGTTGTTTATGATAGGCGCGGTCTGCTCCCCGGCAGTGTCAGTGCTAAAAGGTTGCCCGTTTTGATGTTTTACGGCGGACTTTACGGCAATACTATTTCCATCGGTACCACCATTATTGTACCACAGGCCGATACCTAAAAACACCAAAATAAC includes:
- a CDS encoding PorT family protein, whose protein sequence is MKRILLVAVLVAFALQLSAQKIEVSIYASAGLSHYVGNYVTTTTYIGPSASPTNTIDKRDNNPYGNKSGFSNSFGLQAQYVSKPGIIGGLQAGIENLRSQVHIDELKGTYPTTYHYDGTSTLIKQFFNLNPYLGYRLSLNNIKIDLMPGLDFGVKLSSRQKIRTNSEIKYTAGNDKVEDISVDRRVRFGSAIYYKRIGLTASYSRGLNNYVETTKGAQNTARSEIMRLGLIFRAY
- a CDS encoding outer membrane beta-barrel protein, which gives rise to MDEQFDNKLTNHIRKVFDDYEHPGAEHGWAQLKNRFPVEEKGRKITWLWWGSAAAVILVFLGIGLWYNNGGTDGNSIAVKSAVKHQNGQPFSTDTAGEQTAPIINNPEPVIAGNNPTPVTHKNIGNPANNGHFAVKSYPNNTGITQAGQTSNVLIDHPQPAFIAAQPVQTVQTNPATTSNKGLASDSQKVINNVTNQPQMASAQPATVNGATQLAAAATNNNGASPSAKKTMADMFNEDKRQIIKQKDDDNEHSKKVNFSIYAATYFNYAEGSTNQINAGAGFTSDFKLSKNLKLSTGIALAQNSLNYNNAAPQAAKGEVFAAAPPLKQASLFAAAALVPVFKNYNASLVGLDIPINIKYEFNPQKTDAYILAGVSSGTFIDESYTYRYNYSNGTSIAPNSQTEQTAHNSFNSFYFAKTLNLSFGVGYPLGKNRLIVEPFVKYPLGGLGAQDIRFGAGGVNLKFSFKGKK